The Pseudophryne corroboree isolate aPseCor3 chromosome 12, aPseCor3.hap2, whole genome shotgun sequence genomic sequence gttacccagggGTAAAACTTACTTGATGTCTCAGCTTTGCACCATACTTATCTACTATCCTGCAAGTTGTGGGAGAGTCCCGATTTTTCCAGTAGGCATCGGCACCCATGGTAGAGTAACCAGATCTGCCGCATCCCGACGCTCCCTAGTGGTGCGGCAGTATGAGGAGATGATAACAGGAATTCACGTCACCGTATGGAGAGGGGCAGGGCTAAGTGACATCAATTTGTGCCAATGAGTCCCGTCCGCTCTCCGTGGACCCACAAATTGGTGTGGCAGGGCCTAGTGATGTGGCACAAGCCGCCTCTCTGCCATAGTTAGCATAGACCCCAGATAGAGATCACCCACCAGGGCGAGTTTGTGTCCTCCCGAAAGCTGCGATATGCGATAACATTTATTTTTCTTTCAGTTTTGCACAGGACTATCTGCAGAAGCGGACAGCTCCTTTTATTCTCCACCGGCAAGCCATCCACCGGGAAAAGACGTGATCAAAGAGCAGACAATAGGCATCATGTCTCTATTGGGACATTACACTGGCTAATTGGGAAATAATGTCCAACAGAAGAGACACGATGAAGCCTGGGAGACTGGCTGACCTGCCCGAGGAGATGACAAATGCGCCGAGGCTACAGGTTCGGAGCTGACAGTTGCACAGTGACGACGAACAGCACAGTCTGTTAAGATATACATGTGGGCACCGGAGACACTAAAGATGATCCAGGCAAGAGGAATAGAACCCAGGTGCATGCTGGTCAGTAAGGATAGAAAATGTCTATCTTGTCATCATGGTGGACATACTCTGTGAAGGTCCAGCGCCGAACCGCTCTCAGGTCTCTCGGTGAGGAGATTTGGCATCTATGTTTTGGAGCTGCCATACACAATGCTTTTACCCGCTGATGAGCTGGATGTACGCATTTCGTCATTGGTAAGGTCCCCTCCGAGAAGTCCAAGATGAACATGAGTGGCCAAGTGATGGGAGGTGGGTCGGCTGGTTTTCTAGGCCTCTGCGTATTCAGAGGTCTCAACCTCAGCTGCATCCATATTAACGACCTGGAAAAACCGCACAGACCCAACATAACTCTGGTCAACGAAGACCACTTTGTGCTGCCCACCTTCTCCATGGCTGCCAAGGTGCGCGTGGCCATCACCTGCGTCCTCTTCATCTCCTCCGCCTGCTTCAACTTGGTCACGCTGTGGACAATCACTCACAAGTACAGGAAGAAGTCGCACATCcgcatcctcatcatcaacctggTGGCGGCCGACTTGCTCATCACGTTTGTGGTGATGCCGCTGGACGCGGTATGGAACGTCACCATCCAGTGGTACGCCGGGGACGTGGCCTGCCGGATCCTGATGTTCCTCAAGCTGGTGGCCATGTACTCTTCTGCCTTTGTCACCGTGGTGATTAGTCTCGACCGCCACGCCGCCATCCTAAACCCACTGGGGATAGGAGATGCAAAGAAGAAGAACAAGGTCATGCTGTCCGTGGCCTGGACTCTGAGCCTTCTGCTGGCTACCCCACAGGTAGGTCACTCCAGGTCTGAGGATTCAGAGGTGGTTAGCCGAGCCATTATAAGTCACAGCAGGTCATTGCTTTGTGAAATGTATTAGCAAAAAATTGATTCCTACAATTTCAATGCATCCACCTAACTCCTACTGTCGCCCCTTCCCCAGCTCTTTGTGTTCCATACGGTCAGCAGATCGCAGCCGGTGCACTTTGTCCAGTGCGCCACGGTGGGCAGTTTCCAGGAACACTGGCAGGAGACGCTGTACAACATGTTCACCTTCTGCTTCCTCTTCCTGCTACCGCTCCTCATCATGCTCTTCTGCTACACCCGCATCCTCATAGAGATCTCTCGCAAGATGAAGAAGGCCTGTGGTGAGTGGTGGCTACTTGGAGTGCGTCACTGAATGCATAGCGCTTTCTCAGCTCCGTAGGTGGACCCAACTAGCAAGTTTTAGCAAACAGCGCAAGCACGGTACCCAATATATGCATCATTGTGTATCTCATGGCGATTCCAAGTCAGGCGGTTCTCCACCGTTCTCTCCGTCTGTGGGCATCAATACAGTCGTATGCAGGAGAAGCGGCTTATGGGTGTATAGGCCAGAGTTGGGTCCTATTCTGAATGGTGCATATGCCCAGGGGACGCTTGTATGGGGGTAGGTGTAAGTCAGTGTCCTGTTGATGGATGCGGACAGAATCACAGAAGGCGCTGCGACTAAACGTGCGAAGGCGTGCGTACACCAGCAATAGCACATAGCTACTGACTTCCAGATGGTGGGGGTGGGGGCGTGGCTCAATATTAAGAACAGTGTGGGGGCGTGGCTACATGTACGTGACACAGCCACAGAGGGTATGCAGGAGCGAGGCTACGTGATCGCATCATAGTGGCCACGCCCCTGCAATACAATGCTGAGATTACTGCTACTGTACAGCGGGGTGGGTGCGGCTACGATCGGCAAGAATTGCGTCATCGGGATCCAAGTCCGACCACTTCACTGGCAGCCTGGTGCCGGCTCTGGGAAACTTGCCCGCTCGTACAGGGGGCCGGGAGGGAAAcccgattttctggagcctccgggccgttccaggagagtaggcaaccaTGCAATAGCATATGGAGCCAAGGATGCTTGCAGCGGCCGTACGGACTTGCTGCCGCTTTGCATGtgactcaggggtatatttactaaagtgcgggttttcaaatgtagagatgttgcccatagcaaccagattgtgGCaataatcttctagaaggtgctagataaatgataagtagaatctggttgctatgggtaactcctCCACATTTGAacccctgcactttagtaaatatctgCATTTCCATAGAAAAAGTTTGGgcggttgttgaagcactacttataAAGAAATGTATCATACCATATAAAGGGGACACGTGAAGTTGTTGCTCATGGAGATTGTACTAGATAATTGTTagctaatctgattggttgctgtgggcaacagctCTCCTTGTCCTCTGTAgaataaggtttgatacatctccccctgagatTGCTGAACGGCCCGGGCTCCTCTGCCTGTACAGTGTCGGAGATACACATGATCAAACTTAGAAAACTCCCTTTGACAACTAAAATATCAGCAGCGGAAAGCTGTAAGACGCAGGGATGGGGCTCTCAGGGGCACGCATAGTGTTTATGTATATCTTTATTGGTTCTATAACTTTTGAACTTTTCCTGTCTCCATAACTCTACCCAAAACTGAAAAAAAGAGATGTTTTAGGGGTAATTAGGTGACTTAATGTAAAAATACAAAGTTTTTACTTACCGACTTAGTGGATCCAGCAATCTGATCAGGTATGGGACTCTAGGTAGACACCAATTAGGTTgatacccattggtcgacagtggataggtcgacactagaaataggacacggccattaggtcaacataaaaaaaggtcaacatgagtttttttatgtttttttggtgttgttttctccgtcaagtgaccgggaaccccaattagtgcgccgcgtccccttgcatggctcgcaagCTGCGGGCGAGGTTACTGTACCCAGTTGTaatccacttggatcgtaaagtatgaaaaactcatgtccccCGTGTTCAAGTCAACCTAATAACCGTGTCGACCTATCCActatcgaccaatgggtgtcgacctaaagtcCGGAGGCCATCTGATCTTTAACTGTTGTCTTGTACAGGTAAAAAAGCTGATACTGCAGTTTGctgagctgctgtgacatcactgcccaTGTGAGAAGCTGAGGCTGCACGCAGTACATTTGTGCAGAGCAAGTCTACAAGGCTGTCACTCACACTCTGCCTGCTCATTAAAGACAACCACCTCCCTCCTAATACGGCTACACACTGCAGGCATCAAAGAGCATGTGGCGGCCATATTTATAGAAGCATAAAACatattaataatagtaatataCAGCCTTTGAAATATATGAATGCCAGACAGTGGCTTTAATTACCTTTTAAGGGACTCATTTGAGAGGCTCTGGCCAAAGCTTATGTACAGATATTGCACTAGTGACACCCCAGATCTCACAGAAGGCTATGTCATTGTGTGTTCTTCTTTCCAGGTTCTTCTAGTGAAATCAACCTCCGACGCTCGTACAACAACATTCCCCGAGCCCGGATGAGGACTTTTAAGATGTCGTTAGTGATTGTGTTGACGTTCATCGTGTGCTGGACACCATACTACCTCCTTGGAATCTGGTACTGGTTCTCCCCAGAGATGCTGACCCGGCGCAAGGTCCCGCCGTCGCTGAGCCACATCCTCTTCCTTTTTGGTCTTTTCAACACATGCCTGGACCCAATCATCTACGGCCTCTTTACCATACACTTCAGCCGAGAGGTCAGAAGGGTCTGCCGGTGCCACGCCCAGGGAAAGGACAACGACGCGGCTTCTTTGGGCACCGGCTCCTTCCGGACCTCCACCGCTGCGGTGTCCTTGAAGAAGTCCACTGGGGCTTCCAGAGTTTCCTGCAAACTTGACCTAGAAGTCACTGGGGTTGGTCTACATTCAGGTAAAAGTGACCATCACAAaaggaaagttgtggagagtttcATGTGAGGAGCAGAAGGAGTGGTTATCCCGAGACAATCCGACGAACGAATCAGGTGACCAGGGTTTGGCGGTCGCTGCAGGGCACAGATGGAAGGCTTGCCCATCCCACTGCCAGTAGATACTCCAAACGCACACAGGGCCGAGCATTAAGCATCGCACAATGTTGTTACAGACACAATTTGCCTTAGACCTAATACGAGATGATCCATTACATTTCATTTCAACCATATGGTTCCCAGTTTTAGTTACTCATGGCCGTAGATAGCGCTACCATCCATGGTCGATGATTTTTAGCCCCATCGGCAGTAAAACATTGATGAATAAGGACTGTACATGTACAGACTGGAAAAACACGCCGCAAACAATGTTTTCAACTtgccatcggccataaaccatcaactGTTGCAAAACCATCGAtggtcgatgtccatccctagttgTAGTCACTTCAAACACCGGGTGAAAAGCCTCGCACTTGAGGTCCAGCAGTGAAACCCCGGTCATTCTTTTTAAGAGAAATCCTACTAGTGGAATCTTCCTGGGCCTATATTCACTTGTATTTTTCTGTAAATGTTCAGTAAAAGACTTTAGTACAGATTGTTCTGCAAAATATGGGTCAATTTTCTATGTATTTGTTTATTTCCATGAGAGGGGTGCAGGAGCCACATTGGTGGTGTGCGCCAATATCACACAAAATAGTGCCCAACAGAACAGAGCCACCTAGTGGCCAGAACAGACTCCTGCAAGACATATCCAAATAGTGACCCGAATAGACTCCTGCAGAACAGaacgtgactggataggctgcattcttagtgatgtcactggctgctagtgactggataggctgcattctcagtgatgttactggttcctagtgactggataggctgcactctgtgatgttactggttcctagtgactggataggctgcgctctcagtgatgttactggttcctagtgactggataggctgcactctccgtgatgtcactggcacctagtgactggataggctgcactctcagtgatgtcactggcacctagtgactggataggctgcactctcagtgatgtcactggcacctagtgactggataggctgcactctcagtgatgtcactggctcctagtgactggataggctgcactctcagtgatgttactggttcctagtgactggataggctgcgctctcagtgatgttactggttcctagtgactggataggctgcactctcagtgatgtcactggcacctagtgactggataggctgcactctcagtgatgtcactggcacctagtgactggataggctgcactctcagtgatgtcactggcacctagtgactggataggctgcactctcagtgatgtcactggctcctagtgactggataggctgcactctcagtgatgttactggttcctagtgacagaataggctgcactctcagtgacatcATTGGCTCCTAGTGATTGGATAAGCTgcattcttagtgatgtcactggttcctagtgactggataggctgcattctcagtgatgtcactggctcctagtgactggataggctgcgctctcagtgatgtcactggctcctagtgactggataggctgcgctctcagtgatgtcactggctcccagtgactggataggctgcgctctcactgatgtcactggctcccagtgactggataggctgcgctctcagtgatgtcactggctcctagtgactggataggctgcgctctcagtgatgtcactagctccctgtgactggataggctgcgctctcagtgatgtcactggcacctAGTGATGGGTTAGGCTGCATTCTGACAAATATTATTATTGAATCATGCAAAATGGCCACATCCACTGTAGGTGACACAAATTAAAACATCTTTTCGGTATGAAACATAAAGGCAAAATACAGTGCAGTGTTACACTATCACTCCACTGCAGCTATTAAAATGATTCCTTCCAATCACTCCCTTTCAGACCGCTGAAACTCCTGCCATATATTGTCCTAATGTATTGAGCATAAACACACCAGTTACTGTATATTATACAGCTCTCTGTAAAGCACAGCCCCTGCTATCTTGCGTGTATAGTATATATCTTTCCTGTCCTTTATTCCTGAACAGTGTTTGTGCCCTCTTCCACATCACAATAAATCAATAAGCATAGCCTTAAGTGATGACATACCAGGGGAAAGCAAGGGTGCGGCTCTCCAGCAGCTGCGGTATTACACAGTTTTGCTGCCTACCCTTGTGATATGTGAATGAAGCATTGGTTATCCCAACATACTTCTGGTTATGTTGTGTTGCGCCACCCTTGAATACTTGTCAGTAAATGCTCCGCGCACAACTCAGGAGTGGTCCGAGCAGTATTAGTTCTGAAGCCGAATACCTGTAATACCCATGGGAGAACCACAGCTGCATATGGAATATAGGTTACATGGAGTGGGTAATCTGCTCAGTGTGCCATATTCTGATCTGGGAATAAAAGCAGAAAAAAAATCAAGTACATGCACCTACATTTatagtttctgtgcggggtaaatactggctgcttttgcatgtagaccacacgttaggcagctttatttttacactgcaagtcagatttcagtttgtacacacccctcccaaatctaacttcctgcacatgttacatctggccccccTGTATGGTGTTGCCCAGATGTAGTTACTGTACCTGCTTTTTTTTGTTGCTTTACTTACAAGACAAAATGAGGCCCAGTGTCTAGGAATCAGCTGGAAGACACCACAGTGAATAAAGACCCAGCTGTGCTTCCCATTAGCAGAAAACTATCCAGACAGCAACGACCTTGAGCGCGAGTGTAGCCCCTCCCATCCGCTGAGGAGCGTGAGTGTATTCCAGGCAGCTGCTGACTCATCCCCTGATATTCCCACACGCAGAAGCACTGAGCTACCCAGGAGTACTTACCTGCTCCTAGGACATGATTCAGCAACCTGGAGTTGTCTAGGTGCTGCAGAACAACAAACCTAAGCATTCTGGGTCTTGTAGTTCTTCACCTGTAGATGCTTATTGCTGCTTGCTGGAAACAGCTGCAGGCTCTCCAACATGACACTTTCCACcgggtacaaagtgctctgctccaggcacttctctcttaatgtatgactGCTGTCACTGGTGTTGAACTAGGTAATTGATGAGAAAGTGGTTTCATCACAGGTGACGGGAATCATACAATAAGAGGTTCTAGAATAGAACACTGTATTACTATATGAAAATGTAAAGGAGTTTAAAGCTACTTTATATTTGCAGAGGGGCAGGAAATGCAGAACCTTATTACGGAGTAGTGtataaaactaattgattaagacccTTAAAAAAGTGGGAATATCCTCTAAGGAACAGTTTCCCAAACTTCCccactacagtccaggttttaaggatatctatgtttGAGCACGTGACTTattagtatctcagtcaatttgatttcgaCATCaggagcatggatatccttaagacCTGGACTGTAATGACAGAGCATGGGAAACTGCAGTGTTCACAAACTCTGATCCTTGGGAACCCtatcagtgcatgttttccagatcgcctcaagttaaataattagctccacttgtcgAGCAGCCAGTAATGGAAACATCAACTACATCGCCATAATCAGAATTTCTTATCACAGCAAAAATAAATGATGTAGCGCAGGGATTTACCAGTTTCCACATCCCTGCAATATGTAGGTGGTGTTAGCTAGGGCGGCTGCTTATACAACTGAAAACAGTGGGTCACAGCAGATATCCCCAGTATTGGCTCAGGTACCCTGTACATACATCCAGGTTCGtcttaccatactatccttttaaaccgggacactcccggattacacaggttctgtggctgattatacAGAGATGAAATGCAGGCTggaagccagccagccagccacagaacctgtgtaattcatgtgtccaagtttaaagggacagtatgatACACTTAATCCAGGTGATATTTAATATCTAGAAATGGGTGTTTTTCAGATTGATCCCGCAAATATTTTTTGCCCTTATGACACGGCAGTAATATAACAGGGGGGATTATCCTGTAAGGGTGAAGGTAAATCCCCCTAGAATGTTTTTGCACATCAATAGAAGCATGTAACGGAGGAGACCCCAGTCGTAGGCTTTTATTGCTATTAACATTCCCTGCAACTCTTCACAATTAAGAACAAGCGccatggttaaaaatacacaaagtgCTAAGAGGACGCAGCTCGCACGTTTACACTGTAGTGTTCTGTCGCTTTAACACATGAAATGAAGAGATTGTGAACGCACTGCAGTAAAACACATCTTATTGATTCCAATCGCCTGTATTGGCGCCAGCTGTATTGATTAATCATTAGGTTTTGCTTGGCTAACGCAGACTGGTAAAGGCATGCAGCAATAGCACCACCTGCTGGTGTATCCTGGAAACACAGTATTACTGATCACATGCCTCAGGAGTCAGTATAGGGCAGAACAGACTGTAAATGCAGATACAGAAATGAGCTGCAATTTGTGTAGTTACAATAATATTAATATAACAGCGGTTACACCTCTGGTGTGACTGGAAAACACCTTTCACCCTATCATTATAGCAATGACATGTTGGAAGGAGACTCACGTCAGGTGTACAGTTGGGGAATGGGTTCTATGTGCAATATTCATATCCTCAGCCTAATCGTGCAATTGGACAGAATATTCAGTCAGTTAGTATAAACGTTTATTATGCTGCAGGCTGGTATTACGAGagtagggggcccatgtgcagcacCTGCTCTCTCCGCGGTGCATTTCCTTGTAGGCTGTGGGACTGTGCTACAATGTACTGTGCATGTGTTGGTCTACGGGAATATGGAGCATTtctatactgtgcatgtgcaaatctctAGGGGAATGGAGGCCGCATTCAATTCCTGGTGATTGTGCAGCGCTGACGTGAGCGGCAAGTATGCTATACAGGGTAGGGTGCGGTGCAGTCCTGCCTGGACCCAGGGTCTGTGTGCACCCCTTATAgatggccacacccccattttctgcTGTTTCTCAGATAGCAACAAGTCAGCTACATTTACCATTAAACCCTCTAAATCGCAGTCTAATAAATCCAGTGTGTCAGACAATAGAATATCTGGAAACGCTTGCAGAGTTGCACCCACTTTGTCCTCTCCACCATAACACACAATCCGTTACATTTCCCCCTTTGTCTGCAGTCAGAATCATTGGTGAAGCAAATCTGCCTGTTTTAGTAAACTTGGGGTTCCAAGTGTTCCACTATTGCTCTGACATTATTATTTAGCTCCAGAAGTACAGCGCTTCTTTAATCCAATTAAGTACcacaaacaggtcatgttttctggatgtcTGTGTAAGCAGGTTGGATAATTACTGAACTAACGAAATCGATTAAACTGTCCTGTGCATCTGAAGAAAACATGTCCTGCTGGGTGAACTGGAGGGGAGAACAACTGCTCTAGTGTATTGTTACATATATTGTACTTTTATGGTGCCACAATTACAATAGAGTAACTAAAACACAGTATAAAAAGGGATCAAACCCTGAAATGATTACGCAACAAAATGTAAGAAGAGATCAGTCAGTGACTGAGGAGAGATGTGCTGGAGAGTGCAAGTAGAAAGCAGGGTAAAAACCCAAGAGGACGAAGGACCCTGCTCGTCAGAGCTTACATGTGTTTTAGCTGTTTCTTTGTAATAATATATAGGACAACACATTCTTTATCTCTACAGAGTCATTACTGACAGCCCCACAAGTGACTTACGCCATAGATCTGGGGGAAAGAAAACAAATAAGTGGAACATGTATGCAATAGTCTGCGCAGGACATCTCTCCTAGAGGGAGGAGCGAGGTGACACAGCAGGTTATTCTTATCATTGTTCGGCCAAAACATATATAAATGAACTTGTTCCTACTGATCAAGGTTACAGGAGGCCAGACGCACAAGCAGTCACAGTGGATCACTGGGGGCAGATAGGAAGCCGAGGGACAAACCCAGCACAATTACTCCTACAGTTGTCTTCTCCTGTCACCTTCTGCTACCAGCTGCTAACATCACATATACCCAGGAACTCTGTCTGACCATGAATACCTCTAAGCAACGTTCCAGCTCCCCAGACGCTATTACCACTGAAAACCCCCCCTTTGGATTCCCCCGGAAGAGACACTGATACAATGACGCAGAGCACCGGGAACATAAGACGACTTTATTGTGTTGTACAAAAGTGTGTTCTCTCCGGTAATACTTCCACTAAAACGTATGAGAAATAAAAGTGGTAATTAACAGACGGCACGCAACTGCATCAAACTCAACGAGCAGCTCACCCAGAGCGCCGCTCTCGTCGTATGTGGGGGCCCCCGGTCACCAGACATGTTGTACATCTCAGAAACATCTTCAAGTACAGATCAGTGGTTGGTTCACTGTATTTCGGCTGACCCAATATACACACCTGCACCCCACCCGCCATGACAAGGGTCCATAGCCCCCAGTTTCCCCCAAGTAAAATGCCCCAAACAGATAACAAAGAAACAAGCACTGAGAACATATGGATGGGGAAGACGTCTGCGGTTCTTAGCGCCGCCTTCTGTCCGGGCTCCGGCTTCTCCTCCGCCCGCTTCTAAAAGACATCCGCAAAAACAGGCTTTACTATGCATCACACACCCCGTCACCCCTGTATGATCGCTGCCCGTCTACGCCCAGCTGCCTATACAATCAGTACAGTGATCCTGCGAGTCCGAAAATCCAGCAATGGATTCGTTTTCCCCCGCGATATATTCCTAGTGTCCTATAAGCAGCGTCTGACACTTACTG encodes the following:
- the LOC134980166 gene encoding gonadotropin-releasing hormone II receptor-like, with the translated sequence MNMSGQVMGGGSAGFLGLCVFRGLNLSCIHINDLEKPHRPNITLVNEDHFVLPTFSMAAKVRVAITCVLFISSACFNLVTLWTITHKYRKKSHIRILIINLVAADLLITFVVMPLDAVWNVTIQWYAGDVACRILMFLKLVAMYSSAFVTVVISLDRHAAILNPLGIGDAKKKNKVMLSVAWTLSLLLATPQLFVFHTVSRSQPVHFVQCATVGSFQEHWQETLYNMFTFCFLFLLPLLIMLFCYTRILIEISRKMKKACGSSSEINLRRSYNNIPRARMRTFKMSLVIVLTFIVCWTPYYLLGIWYWFSPEMLTRRKVPPSLSHILFLFGLFNTCLDPIIYGLFTIHFSREVRRVCRCHAQGKDNDAASLGTGSFRTSTAAVSLKKSTGASRVSCKLDLEVTGVGLHSGKSDHHKRKVVESFM